CCATTGCCCCCAAAATCATATCATCTGTGATGCGGTGGGTGCGTTGCGCCACCGGCTGCAGCGAATTTGATTTTCGCTGTGCACGCCATAGAAAATATTTTCGACGCCAGCGCAGGCGATAGGCTACCTTTGCCTGATATAGCGCGTTGAGCGGGCGCGCGGTGGCGGCGGTGGCTGGTAAATTAGCCAACCGTGTAACCTGGATACGATTATTGGGCATAGCCGCCCCCTTGTTGCCAGCGCTGGGCATCTCGAATGATCACATCCAAAGACGATTGCTGCGCTGACCAGCCCAACGATTGGGCCACCCGCCATATATCCGCTTGCAGCCAGGCACAATCGCCGGGGCGCCGGGGCGCCGCGGTTAGCTTGATTTTTTGCCCGGTGAGTTTTGAAACCGCGGAAATCACTTGCAGCACAGAATATCCGCGACCGCTGCCCAGATTGAAAATCTGGCTGGCTTTGCCGCGCAACAGCCATTGCACCCCGCACACATAGGCCCGCGCGATATCGCTGACATGGATGAAATCGCGCAAACATGTGCCATCTGGAGTTTGGTAATTGGTTCCAAAAACTTGAATATCTTGGCCTGCCTCGACCGCCTGTAGAAGGCGTGGTATCAAATGCGTTTCAGGCATATGGCATTCGCCCAGCCGGCCCGTTGGATCTGCACCGGCAACGTTGAAATATCGGAAGATCAGATATTTTAATGGCATAATATGTTGAAAATTGTGTAGCTGATGCTCAGCGGCGAGCTTACTGGCAGCGTAGGCATTGCTTGGGTTGAGCGGGGCGTTTTCGCTCAGTGGTTCGCGCGGCTGATCCCCATAAACCGCGCAGGTTGAGGAGAAGATGATATTCTTGCACCCGTTTAGTTGCGCAGCCTGCAAAAGGTTCAAGCTGCCCATCACATTGGTGAGCCAATATTGTGCCGGCTGATGCTGGCTTTCAGAAATATCGCTACGGGCGGCAAAATGGCAAATGGCCTGCGGTTGATACTGTTGAAAGGCGCTTTCGAGGCATGACGGAGAATTTATATCGCCGAAAACAAACGGCCCGAACTGAACTGCATCGCGCCAGCCACTGCTCAGGTTGTCAAACGTTATGGGCGTGTATCCGGCCGCTTTGAGCGCTTTGCACGCATGGGATCCGATATATCCCGCCCCACCGGTGACCAATATGTTTACCACAGCGTCGCCTGAGCCATGCGGATTTCCTTTTATAGACGGTGCGGCGCGTGCAAATGTCGCCCCAACGGCCTGTTTTTATGTTGTAAGCCCAGTAGAAATTTATGCAGGGTCTAAACAGGGGTAGAAGTCAAAAAGGGTAAAATTGTGTCTTAATTTTGATCGTTTTTTGCCCGGTGCTCTCCCTGGGTCATATTGAAAATATTGGGGGAATATCTATGACACTTTATGCATTAGGTGGCCGGATATTTTGGGGCCTAAACGCTAGGCCTGTTTTGAGCGCACGCGCTTTCTGTGATCCTTCGCGTCATTTATTGGCGATAAATCTTTACGCTATGGCCTCCAGATTTAGGGTGGAAATAATAATCTTTTGCGCGCGTGCTGTGCCTGCTATTACCGTGATCTAGCCCTAATTAAGCCATTTTTCCGCGATAGGACTTGTTTGTATAGGCGGGAGGCACGTAGCACGCACAGCGCCGTTAGGATGCCGCGCAGCAGCGCGCTACATCACGCAAAAAGGAACTGGTATGGCGCGTTTTGTAACCTCTAGAGCGGCTGAATGAGGGTTTGGCGGAACCTTGCAGCGCTTGGTTGCGCGGGCTATCAACTGTTTGATGCGGTCTTTCATGGCTCGGTGCGCAGCGTGCGTAAAAAGCACCGTTTGCCGGTCGTTTCACTGCTGATTGTGATTGCCCAATCGGTGATATTCACCATCGGCTTTATCATGTTGTTTCAAGTGCTGGGGGCCACTGGATCGGCTCTTCGCGGTGATTTCGTTATTTTTATTATGAGCGGTGTTTTTTTATTTATGACCCATGTCGGCGCGATCTCGGCAGTCGCCACAGCCGAGGGCCCTGCGTCGCCGATGATGCAGCATGCTCCGATGAATACGGTGATCGCGGTTGCCTCGGCCGCGTTGGGTTCTTTTTATATGCAGCTGCTCTCCATTATCGTCATTCTTGGCTTTTAT
The sequence above is drawn from the Rhodobacteraceae bacterium IMCC1335 genome and encodes:
- the galE gene encoding UDP-glucose 4-epimerase GalE, giving the protein MVNILVTGGAGYIGSHACKALKAAGYTPITFDNLSSGWRDAVQFGPFVFGDINSPSCLESAFQQYQPQAICHFAARSDISESQHQPAQYWLTNVMGSLNLLQAAQLNGCKNIIFSSTCAVYGDQPREPLSENAPLNPSNAYAASKLAAEHQLHNFQHIMPLKYLIFRYFNVAGADPTGRLGECHMPETHLIPRLLQAVEAGQDIQVFGTNYQTPDGTCLRDFIHVSDIARAYVCGVQWLLRGKASQIFNLGSGRGYSVLQVISAVSKLTGQKIKLTAAPRRPGDCAWLQADIWRVAQSLGWSAQQSSLDVIIRDAQRWQQGGGYAQ
- a CDS encoding ABC transporter permease, which codes for MRVWRNLAALGCAGYQLFDAVFHGSVRSVRKKHRLPVVSLLIVIAQSVIFTIGFIMLFQVLGATGSALRGDFVIFIMSGVFLFMTHVGAISAVATAEGPASPMMQHAPMNTVIAVASAALGSFYMQLLSIIVILGFYYFAFTPFVIEKPLGTFMMFVLAWFSGCAIGLVIYALKPWAPDVVMLVQTVFQRLNMVASGKMFVANSLPGSVLVMFTWNPLFHVIDQARGFAFINYQPRNSDPLYPLYFSLGLLMLGFIGEYYTRQRASSSWLAKI